The following proteins are co-located in the Maridesulfovibrio sp. genome:
- a CDS encoding VTT domain-containing protein — MSAVSSESKVSMKALIKGLAMLSVLGLSVYLIRYAGLADALDTHWMDEHVRSRGLTGVLTYVGLAAFFSAVGFPRQVICFMGGYAYGFALGTLLGSIGTGLGCAGAFIYSRLVGRSFIKRKFGTRIQKVDDFLSRSPFNMALTIRFFPLGSNVITNVLAGVTSIPAMPFILGSTVGYVPQNMVFALFGSGVEVSSTLRMIMAVILFVISTLLGFKIYRKYRDQAEAVVE; from the coding sequence ATGAGTGCAGTAAGCAGTGAATCAAAAGTAAGCATGAAAGCCCTGATCAAAGGACTTGCCATGCTCAGCGTACTGGGACTTTCGGTCTACCTGATCCGTTATGCAGGACTTGCCGATGCCCTCGATACTCACTGGATGGACGAGCATGTGCGTTCTCGCGGCCTCACCGGAGTACTCACCTATGTGGGATTGGCGGCATTCTTTTCGGCTGTCGGTTTTCCCAGACAGGTGATCTGCTTCATGGGCGGATATGCATACGGCTTCGCCCTTGGAACCCTGCTCGGAAGCATCGGTACCGGACTCGGTTGTGCAGGGGCATTCATCTATTCCCGACTGGTAGGCCGCTCTTTCATCAAAAGAAAGTTCGGTACACGCATCCAGAAAGTAGATGATTTCCTGAGCCGCAGTCCTTTCAACATGGCGTTGACGATCCGTTTTTTTCCCTTAGGCAGCAACGTGATCACCAATGTGCTGGCAGGAGTAACCAGCATTCCAGCCATGCCCTTCATACTCGGTTCCACTGTGGGATACGTACCCCAGAATATGGTCTTTGCCCTCTTCGGCAGCGGCGTGGAAGTTTCATCCACCCTCCGCATGATCATGGCTGTGATACTCTTCGTTATATCCACCCTGCTGGGATTCAAAATCTACCGCAAATACCGCGATCAAGCTGAAGCGGTTGTGGAATAA
- a CDS encoding diguanylate cyclase: MFARQTQFTLWGKFIASITAIVILIVFGIFVGIFIRNKDLIQYEIEARARAHFHNILLARRWNAQYGGVFVEKKQGIKSNPYLANPDIHTIDGKVYTKKNPALMTREMSVLADKEGLYSFHITSLKPLNPDNAPDKFETEALKSFESGELEKITEETINGRTYFRYIAPLYTENPCLPCHSKQGYTGAKGEVRGGISVKFDISDAHAALETDNKNIIVLCMFTLVLLLGLLYGFIFNIMNKLNAAMQRISEMAVTDALTGLKNRRDFFEHIEAETARAQRHRSHLSCIMMDVDHFKKVNDTYGHPMGDKVLKKVARILTEHIRISDYAARFGGEEFVILLPETDIEGARVTAEKIRSALKTFQFITETGESFYITSSFGCSSMENGENAEALISMADESLYRAKARGRDRVVCMHDN, encoded by the coding sequence ATGTTCGCTAGACAAACTCAATTTACCCTTTGGGGAAAATTTATCGCAAGCATTACTGCAATTGTGATTCTTATCGTGTTTGGTATTTTTGTAGGTATCTTCATCCGCAATAAAGATCTTATACAATACGAAATAGAAGCTCGTGCCCGCGCTCACTTTCATAATATTCTTCTAGCCAGGCGCTGGAATGCACAGTACGGGGGAGTCTTTGTTGAAAAAAAACAGGGAATAAAATCCAACCCATACTTAGCAAATCCCGACATTCACACTATTGATGGTAAAGTTTATACCAAGAAAAACCCTGCCCTTATGACGAGAGAAATGTCTGTCTTGGCTGACAAAGAAGGTCTGTACTCCTTTCACATCACCAGCCTTAAGCCTCTCAATCCGGACAATGCTCCAGACAAATTTGAAACCGAGGCATTAAAATCATTTGAATCTGGAGAATTAGAAAAAATAACAGAAGAAACCATCAACGGACGAACGTATTTCCGCTATATTGCACCGCTTTATACCGAGAATCCATGTCTGCCCTGTCATTCAAAACAAGGATATACAGGAGCAAAAGGAGAAGTGCGGGGTGGGATCAGTGTTAAATTCGATATTTCTGACGCACATGCAGCACTGGAAACCGATAATAAAAACATTATCGTCTTATGTATGTTTACATTAGTCCTTTTGCTTGGCCTGCTGTACGGATTTATTTTCAACATCATGAACAAACTTAATGCAGCAATGCAGCGTATTTCGGAAATGGCTGTCACCGATGCCCTTACAGGTCTAAAAAACAGAAGAGACTTTTTTGAGCATATTGAAGCCGAAACTGCCCGTGCGCAGCGCCATAGATCTCACCTCAGTTGTATTATGATGGATGTAGACCATTTCAAAAAGGTAAACGACACATACGGGCATCCCATGGGAGATAAAGTCCTCAAAAAAGTGGCCCGCATTTTAACCGAACACATACGTATTTCAGATTACGCAGCCCGCTTTGGGGGAGAGGAATTTGTTATTTTATTGCCTGAAACGGACATAGAAGGAGCCAGAGTTACGGCTGAAAAGATTCGTTCTGCACTTAAGACTTTCCAATTTATCACGGAAACCGGGGAAAGTTTTTATATAACTTCCAGCTTTGGATGCTCATCCATGGAGAACGGAGAGAATGCCGAAGCCTTAATCAGCATGGCGGATGAATCTTTATACCGCGCCAAAGCACGAGGACGCGATCGAGTTGTGTGTATGCATGATAACTAG
- a CDS encoding glycosyltransferase family 2 protein, translating into MTNHYELSLVIPVYNEQDNLRKLMQEIDSALEPSDIPYEVIFVDDGSKDNSLAVLKDISSTYPKARYISFAENRGQSAAFCAGFDEARAPRVATMDADLQNDPADLPAMYALYNEGHTMTIGWRQKRKDVWIKRIGSKIANAIRNRLTNETVKDTGCSLKIMDTAMVRAIPRFNGMHRFLPTLMKMQGASVAEMKVNHRPRFEGESKYGTLDRAIAGGYDLLGVRWLLGRHFSYSVKERSDDK; encoded by the coding sequence ATGACAAACCACTACGAACTCTCTCTCGTAATCCCTGTCTATAATGAACAGGACAATTTACGAAAACTAATGCAGGAAATCGATTCGGCCTTAGAACCGAGTGATATTCCATATGAAGTTATATTTGTAGATGACGGAAGCAAGGATAACAGCCTCGCCGTTCTCAAGGATATTTCATCAACCTATCCCAAAGCCCGCTATATTTCATTTGCGGAAAACCGTGGACAGTCCGCTGCCTTCTGTGCCGGCTTCGATGAAGCCCGTGCGCCGCGTGTCGCCACAATGGATGCTGACCTGCAGAATGATCCTGCCGACCTTCCGGCTATGTATGCCCTCTACAATGAAGGACACACCATGACCATCGGCTGGCGCCAGAAGCGCAAGGATGTCTGGATCAAACGCATTGGCTCCAAAATAGCCAACGCCATTCGCAACAGGCTGACCAACGAGACTGTCAAGGATACCGGATGCTCGCTTAAAATCATGGATACTGCCATGGTCCGGGCTATCCCCCGCTTTAACGGCATGCACCGTTTTCTGCCCACACTCATGAAAATGCAGGGCGCTTCCGTTGCTGAGATGAAAGTAAACCACCGGCCACGCTTCGAAGGTGAATCCAAATACGGCACCCTCGATCGCGCTATTGCCGGTGGGTATGACCTGCTGGGTGTGCGCTGGCTGCTGGGTCGTCATTTTTCATACAGTGTAAAAGAACGTAGCGACGACAAGTAA